From a single Lolium rigidum isolate FL_2022 chromosome 7, APGP_CSIRO_Lrig_0.1, whole genome shotgun sequence genomic region:
- the LOC124674716 gene encoding cytochrome P450 89A2-like: MEVLNILLCIILPLPLIFLLSRHGRKKLPPGPPTLLFIAKFLLPGRSASYIGPMLRGLHARHGPIFSFWLLRMFVFVDDRHLTHSVLVKGGGNFDGRPPPNGIMQLFFPHGIGTSPYGDYWRLLRRNLNVHALHPSRIRLLEPARQRARNAMLASLRADVGVDASRVITVRPFLARCLFQLIVEMSLGARLGQELIDELQEMNRQIYLAMARFPAFCFFPALSMRKRWAQYKTLRERQSKVLLPLIHSSCGTPCYAGSLLELRVPEEGGRPLTDAEMVSLCSEFMVGAMDASVAMMEWTMGELVNHPDA; the protein is encoded by the coding sequence ATGGAGGTGCTCAACATCCTCTTGTGCATCATTCTCCCCCTCCCTCTCATATTTCTGCTCAGCCGTCATGGACGCAAGAAGCTCCCACCTGGTCCGCCAACCCTGCTATTCATAGCCAAGTTTCTGCTGCCCGGGCGGTCAGCCTCCTATATTGGCCCTATGCTACGTGGGTTGCACGCTCGCCACGGCCCCATTTTCTCCTTCTGGCTCCTGCGCATGTTCGTCTTCGTGGACGACCGCCACCTCACGCATAGTGTCCTCGTCAAGGGCGGTGGCAACTTCGATGGCCGACCACCGCCGAACGGGATTATGCAACTATTTTTTCCCCACGGAATCGGCACTTCACCCTACGGGGACTATTGGCGTCTGCTACGCCGCAACCTCAACGTGCATGCACTGCACCCATCCCGCATCAGGCTCTTGGAGCCGGCAAGGCAGCGTGCGCGCAACGCCATGCTTGCCTCGCTACGTGCCGATGTCGGTGTAGATGCGTCGCGGGTCATTACGGTAAGGCCATTTTTGGCGCGTTGTTTGTTCCAGCTGATTGTAGAGATGAGCCTCGGCGCAAGGCTTGGCCAGGAACTGATCGACGAGTTGCAAGAGATGAACCGGCAGATTTACCTCGCCATGGCTCGCTTTCCCGCCTTTTGCTTCTTCCCGGCGCTCTCCATGCGGAAGCGGTGGGCACAGTACAAGACGCTACGTGAGAGGCAGAGCAAGGTGCTGCTCCCGCTGATTCACTCGTCCTGCGGCACCCCGTGCTATGCCGGCTCCCTCCTGGAGCTCCGCGTGCCCGAGGAGGGCGGCCGCCCGCTGACTGACGCTGAAATGGTCTCCCTCTGCTCCGAGTTCATGGTCGGCGCAATGGACGCATCTGTGGCCATGATGGAGTGGACCATGGGGGAGCTGGTGAACCACCCCGACGCTTAG
- the LOC124674715 gene encoding cytochrome P450 89A2-like, giving the protein MQYLRAVVLESLRLHPGAHLILPHAVQSDAEIAGYRVPKGAVINFLVADFGLDETAWTAAREFRPERFLDGDGDLDMTGSGEVKMAPFGAGHRMCPGHMLSVLHAEYLVGALVRDFQWLPPPGEDTTVDMTEEPGTFIVMKHRLRARIIPRTC; this is encoded by the coding sequence ATGCAATACCTCAGGGCTGTTGTCCTGGAGAGCCTGCGGCTGCACCCTGGGGCACACTTAATACTCCCGCACGCCGTGCAGAGCGACGCGGAGATCGCCGGGTATAGGGTGCCCAAGGGCGCCGTGATCAACTTCCTGGTCGCCGACTTTGGACTTGACGAGACTGCGTGGACGGCGGCACGGGAGTTCCGGCCTGAGCGGTTCctggacggcgacggcgacctgGACATGACGGGGAGCGGGGAGGTGAAGATGGCGCCTTTCGGCGCTGGCCACAGGATGTGCCCGGGGCACATGCTCTCCGTGCTGCATGCGGAGTACTTGGTTGGCGCCCTCGTCAGGGACTTCCAGTGGCTTCCGCCGCCAGGAGAAGACACTACCGTTGACATGACCGAGGAGCCAGGTACCTTTATCGTCATGAAACACCGCCTTCGTGCTCGTATCATCCCAAGGACTTGTTAG